From Xenopus tropicalis strain Nigerian chromosome 3, UCB_Xtro_10.0, whole genome shotgun sequence, the proteins below share one genomic window:
- the LOC100494987 gene encoding protein mono-ADP-ribosyltransferase TIPARP: protein MFPLSLPGMCFSPYPLPSCRKVTGTEPTQEEEELQRLEWGAGEAQQGATGDSDMAEEQTDPTYFIHMEDDIEICSRFLVGKCPQGSLCPRHHAMLPYTWQLKVASTGTWYTVGGWAQEALERLFCDPARTQVKCVHQGKKFTVDFTTMGVDHSPIFSRARRLSTSTSPSVPFHTSYRYYYEEKDSHWVEYGPNFVQSIEEGLREGFHDVLCSSFQFRYVLHLSKSYQENLQTATRRRMRARPLFRSPLEMMADLWTLRSAGSCCAAPTPNPPPYPKIWLMDNVSPLPAFDPVPLRCEDGEFPRVYRCFHKTMRETEYVVLEISRIQNYFQWEKYARKRDHMARSCSEAERASLERHLFHGTDHSLVEAICKQNFDARVCGKHATSYGQGSYFSTNASYSHKYSSPNSSGQHFMFLAKVLVGRPALGKTALRRPPPLFPEDPASPLYDSCVSKTNRPDIFVVFDNDQSYPYFLIKYQKIPEVVAVD, encoded by the exons ATGTTCCCGCTCTCCTTGCCCGGAATGTGCTTCTCCCCGTACCCACTGCCCAGCTGTAGGAAAGTCACGGGCACGGAGCCCACCCAGGAGGAAGAGGAGCTGCAGAGACTGGAATGGGGGGCCGGGGAAGCACAACAGGGGGCCACGGGTGACAGTGACATGGCAGAGGAGCAGACAGACCCGACATACTTTATCCACATGGAGGACGACATTGAGATCTGTTCTCGCTTTCTGGTTGGGAAGTGCCCTCAGGGGTCCCTGTGCCCCCGGCACCACGCCATGCTCCCTTACACCTGGCAGCTGAAGGTGGCAAGCACCGGCACATGGTACACCGTGGGGGGGTGGGCACAGGAGGCCCTGGAGCGGCTGTTCTGTGACCCGGCAAGGACACAAGTTAAATGTGTGCACCA AGGCAAAAAATTTACCGTAGACTTTACCACCATGGGGGTCGATCACAGCCCCATATTCAGCCGCGCCAGACGTCTCTCCACCTCCACCAGTCCCTCCGTCCCTTTCCACACCAGCTACAGGTATTATTACGAGGAGAAGGACAGCCATTGGGTTGAATACGGCCCG AATTTTGTGCAGAGCATCGAGGAAGGGCTGAGGGAAGGCTTCCATGACGTTCTGTGCAGCAGCTTCCAGTTCCGCTATGTCCTACACCTCAGCAAGTCCTACCAGGAGAACCTCCAGACAGCCACCAGGAGGCGCATGAGAGCCCGCCCCCTATTCAGATCCCCCCTGGAGATGATGGCGGATTTGTG GACTCTCCGAAGTGCCGGGAGCTGCTGCGCGGCGCCCACTCCTAACCCTCCGCCGTACCCTAAAATCTGGTTGATGGACAACGTCTCGCCGCTGCCGGCCTTCGACCCCGTCCCTTTGCGTTGCGAGGATGGAGAGTTCCCCCGTGTGTATCGCTGCTTTCACAAGACCATGAGAGAGACCGAATACGTCGTTCTAGAGATCTCCAGGATCCAGAACTATTTCCAGTGGGAGAAATACGCACG AAAGCGGGATCACATGGCTCGGAGCTGCAGCGAGGCTGAGAGGGCCAGCCTGGAGCGGCATCTTTTCCACGGCACGGACCATTCGCTGGTGGAAGCCATTTGCAAGCAGAACTTCGACGCGCGGGTGTGCGGCAAACACGCCACCAGTTACGGCCAGGGCAGCTACTTCTCCACCAACGCCAGTTACTCCCATAAGTACTCCAGCCCCAACAGCAGCGGGCAGCACTTTATGTTCCTAGCCAAAGTCTTAGTGGGGCGGCCGGCGCTTGGCAAAACGGCACTACGCCGGCCCCCGCCTTTATTTCCCGAGGACCCTGCCAGTCCCCTCTACGACTCCTGTGTGTCCAAGACCAACCGCCCCGACATCTTTGTTGTGTTCGACAACGACCAGTCCTACCCTTATTTCCTTATCAAGTATCAGAAGATTCCGGAAGTGGTCGCTGTGGACTGA